A section of the bacterium SCSIO 12696 genome encodes:
- a CDS encoding RDD family protein — MDSQDSPYKTPESELLTSNALSADDLELASRMSRLGASILDSIIILIPMFAIYFLTGIWDRLISGDSTFSLQLAVFFCAIIVWLTFNGYLLKNHGQSIGKKIVGIQIVDVDSNKVPSLTTTAGIRYILIQSSSLIPIIGSIFIWIDILFIFRKDQRCVHDLVAKTKVVKYKATAS, encoded by the coding sequence ATGGATAGTCAAGATAGTCCTTATAAAACGCCAGAATCAGAACTCCTAACAAGCAACGCCCTCTCCGCGGATGACTTAGAGCTCGCGTCACGAATGAGCCGTCTGGGCGCTTCCATTCTCGATTCAATAATTATTCTTATACCGATGTTTGCGATTTATTTCCTCACAGGGATCTGGGATAGATTGATATCTGGAGATAGCACTTTCTCACTGCAACTAGCCGTCTTTTTCTGCGCGATTATTGTGTGGTTAACATTCAATGGCTACCTTCTCAAAAATCATGGTCAATCTATTGGCAAAAAAATAGTTGGTATTCAGATTGTGGATGTAGATAGCAACAAGGTTCCCAGCCTTACCACCACAGCAGGAATTCGCTACATCCTTATTCAATCGTCGTCATTAATACCCATTATAGGCAGTATCTTTATCTGGATAGATATTCTGTTTATTTTCAGGAAAGACCAACGCTGTGTTCACGATTTAGTGGCAAAAACCAAAGTTGTGAAATACAAAGCAACGGCATCTTAA
- a CDS encoding class II glutamine amidotransferase yields MCELLGMSTDQPTDICFSFTELMKRGGDAGPHRDGWGIAFYDKLGVRSFHDPEPSHCSKIADFVCSYPIRSCNVIGHIRQANAGQVNLANTHPFIRELWGRNWVFAHNGQFKAVKKWPLGRFKPVGTTDSEHAFCWLMKNIVEEFPEIPKSPGRLHRRLKEWCDLLREQGVCNLIFSDSRYTYAYCSTKLCWYTRRPPFAEATLKDADVTVDFKLKDTPVTAGTVIATEPLTANEAWNIMQAGEFIVFKKGEVFKRIL; encoded by the coding sequence GTGTGTGAGTTACTGGGAATGTCCACCGACCAACCCACGGACATTTGTTTTAGCTTTACGGAATTGATGAAACGCGGTGGCGATGCCGGCCCTCATCGTGATGGCTGGGGCATTGCTTTTTACGACAAACTGGGGGTGCGCTCGTTTCACGACCCGGAGCCCAGTCATTGCTCCAAAATTGCTGACTTCGTGTGTTCCTATCCCATCCGCAGTTGTAATGTGATTGGCCATATTCGCCAAGCTAATGCAGGACAGGTGAACCTGGCCAATACTCATCCATTTATTCGCGAGTTGTGGGGGCGCAACTGGGTGTTTGCCCATAATGGCCAATTCAAAGCGGTCAAAAAATGGCCACTTGGCCGTTTTAAACCGGTTGGCACCACCGATTCCGAACACGCTTTTTGCTGGTTGATGAAGAATATTGTCGAGGAATTTCCAGAAATTCCGAAAAGCCCAGGCCGCCTGCATCGCCGGCTCAAAGAGTGGTGTGACTTGCTGCGGGAGCAGGGTGTATGCAATCTGATATTCAGTGACTCCCGCTACACCTACGCCTATTGCTCCACCAAATTGTGCTGGTATACCCGCCGTCCACCGTTTGCGGAAGCGACCTTGAAAGATGCCGATGTGACAGTGGACTTTAAACTCAAGGACACCCCGGTAACTGCAGGAACTGTGATTGCCACTGAGCCCCTGACGGCTAATGAGGCGTGGAATATTATGCAGGCTGGTGAATTTATTGTGTTTAAAAAGGGCGAGGTGTTTAAGCGTATTTTGTGA
- a CDS encoding DUF2489 domain-containing protein, whose protein sequence is MSEVIWVFIAAVIVLALGGYALYLAVALRKRERQRALWRDEVEQMVRERSENIHNSIRVIAGAMLEQQMTMSECVIRLSGLLNQLGPVGENSRYQSLHLAAAELAHIPILDDWKALKFREQMKHLKEMDAVEQKYGDFVLDVCRHIQQVGITEESAQQEQSSVGYYMPNKPAGG, encoded by the coding sequence ATGAGTGAAGTAATTTGGGTCTTTATAGCGGCAGTGATTGTGTTGGCGCTTGGCGGGTACGCGCTTTATCTGGCTGTGGCTCTGCGTAAACGGGAACGCCAACGCGCCCTGTGGCGCGATGAAGTCGAGCAAATGGTGCGAGAGCGCAGCGAAAATATCCACAACAGCATTCGCGTGATTGCCGGTGCAATGTTGGAACAGCAAATGACCATGAGTGAGTGCGTTATTCGCCTCAGTGGCTTGCTCAATCAATTGGGGCCGGTGGGCGAAAACAGTCGCTATCAAAGTTTGCATCTGGCGGCGGCGGAGTTGGCTCATATTCCCATTCTTGATGACTGGAAAGCGCTCAAATTTCGTGAGCAAATGAAGCATTTAAAAGAAATGGATGCGGTTGAGCAAAAATATGGGGATTTTGTCCTGGATGTCTGTCGTCATATCCAACAAGTTGGTATAACTGAAGAGAGCGCTCAGCAAGAGCAGTCATCTGTTGGTTATTACATGCCGAACAAGCCGGCGGGGGGATAA
- the rmuC gene encoding DNA recombination protein RmuC, with translation MIEHIDNNTLISLLPVLAAGLVLGLLAGWLLARLKHNKLQAELTEELAAANQRAAVLDERLNASSERYEERLAELKAARQTLAQEFENLANRIFDAKQKSFSQQSKQTLEHSLAPVRDELKSFRKKVEDVYDKENADRNKLVGQITELQKQAQQISQGAENLTNALRGDSKVQGNWGEVVLERLLEESGLRNGREYQTQASFTDDQGRRKMPDVILHLPDERDIVIDAKVSLTDYERYCSADNDEQRQQYLKAHINSLRTHITGLSRKAYEQLDEIRTLDFVLIFVPVEAAFMVALENDHTLFRDAYDKGIILVSPSTLLATLRTIHNIWRFEDQNRNAEKIAKQAGALYDQFVLLIEAFNDVGKHLERSQLAWETANKRLHTGRGNLVKRVEDIKVLGAKAKKQIARESLERAEEDASEALIAVDEK, from the coding sequence ATGATTGAGCACATAGATAACAACACACTTATTAGTCTATTACCTGTACTAGCAGCTGGATTAGTGCTGGGATTGTTGGCGGGCTGGCTACTGGCACGTCTGAAGCACAACAAGCTTCAGGCTGAACTGACTGAAGAGCTGGCCGCCGCTAATCAGCGCGCGGCAGTCCTGGATGAGCGCCTGAATGCCAGCAGTGAACGCTATGAAGAGCGTCTGGCAGAACTGAAAGCTGCTCGACAAACCCTGGCCCAGGAATTTGAGAACCTCGCCAACCGTATTTTTGACGCCAAGCAAAAAAGCTTTTCCCAGCAGAGCAAGCAAACCCTGGAACACAGCTTGGCACCGGTTCGGGATGAACTGAAAAGCTTTCGCAAAAAAGTGGAAGACGTATACGACAAAGAAAATGCCGACCGCAACAAGTTGGTTGGGCAAATCACCGAACTGCAAAAGCAGGCCCAGCAGATCAGCCAGGGCGCTGAAAACCTGACCAATGCTCTGCGCGGTGACAGCAAGGTGCAAGGCAACTGGGGCGAAGTGGTGCTGGAGCGACTGCTGGAAGAGTCCGGTTTGCGCAACGGCCGTGAATACCAGACCCAAGCCTCGTTTACGGACGACCAGGGGCGGCGCAAAATGCCGGATGTGATTTTGCACCTGCCAGATGAGCGAGACATCGTGATTGATGCCAAGGTGTCGTTGACCGATTACGAACGTTATTGCAGTGCTGACAATGATGAGCAGCGCCAGCAGTACCTCAAAGCTCATATCAACTCCCTGCGCACCCATATTACTGGGCTGTCCCGCAAGGCTTACGAGCAGCTGGATGAAATTCGCACTCTCGACTTTGTGCTGATTTTCGTGCCTGTCGAAGCGGCTTTTATGGTGGCTCTGGAAAACGATCACACCCTGTTCCGGGATGCCTACGATAAAGGCATTATTCTGGTCAGCCCCAGTACTCTACTGGCCACTTTGCGCACCATCCACAATATCTGGCGTTTTGAAGATCAAAACCGCAACGCGGAAAAAATTGCCAAGCAAGCCGGGGCGCTTTACGACCAGTTTGTATTGTTGATTGAAGCCTTTAACGATGTGGGCAAACACCTGGAGCGCAGCCAGCTGGCCTGGGAGACCGCCAATAAACGCTTGCATACCGGCCGAGGGAATTTGGTGAAACGGGTGGAAGACATCAAAGTACTGGGTGCCAAAGCCAAAAAACAAATTGCCCGGGAATCCCTTGAACGGGCCGAAGAGGACGCGTCAGAAGCGCTGATTGCGGTGGATGAAAAATGA
- a CDS encoding glutamate racemase codes for MAVSALATNAPRAVPRVLVFDSGVGGLSVLAELRKAIPQCELVFACDNEAFPYGTKSETALTSRVQAVLQALIQRLQPDVIVVACNSASTLVLPSIRHQFNNPVVGVVPAIKPAASISASKCIGLLATPGTVKRRYTQNLIEEFASHCQVVSVGSAELVELAELKLRGGQLPKGQLQQILEPLFNPTELDTIVLACTHFPLLKEEMAALAPRPIQWIDSGEAIARRVHSLLPGLDQELPLQPHSMALFTAPHPDHNLLTNGLAQFGCTTTEIIEV; via the coding sequence ATGGCCGTTTCTGCACTTGCAACAAATGCTCCCAGAGCCGTTCCCAGAGTATTAGTGTTTGACTCCGGTGTTGGTGGCTTGAGCGTACTCGCCGAACTTCGCAAAGCGATACCCCAATGCGAACTGGTGTTCGCCTGCGACAATGAAGCCTTTCCCTACGGCACCAAAAGCGAAACTGCACTGACCTCACGAGTGCAAGCGGTGCTACAAGCTCTGATTCAACGCCTGCAACCGGATGTGATCGTAGTGGCCTGCAACAGCGCCAGCACCTTGGTACTTCCCAGTATTCGCCACCAGTTCAATAACCCGGTGGTTGGCGTGGTGCCCGCCATTAAACCCGCAGCAAGCATTAGTGCCAGTAAATGCATTGGCTTGCTGGCTACACCGGGCACCGTAAAACGGCGCTACACTCAAAACTTGATTGAAGAATTTGCCAGCCACTGCCAGGTGGTTTCAGTGGGGTCAGCAGAATTAGTAGAGTTGGCGGAACTAAAGCTGAGAGGAGGGCAATTACCCAAAGGTCAGTTACAACAAATACTGGAGCCGCTTTTTAACCCCACCGAGTTGGATACTATTGTGCTCGCGTGCACTCATTTTCCGTTGCTAAAAGAAGAGATGGCTGCACTGGCACCACGCCCTATACAGTGGATAGATTCCGGAGAAGCCATTGCCCGGCGAGTACACTCCCTACTGCCAGGCTTAGACCAAGAGCTGCCGCTGCAACCACACAGCATGGCACTGTTTACAGCACCCCACCCTGACCACAACTTGCTAACCAACGGTTTGGCTCAATTTGGCTGCACTACAACAGAAATTATCGAGGTTTAA
- a CDS encoding NUDIX hydrolase — MATTPVPAKPAASVIFLRDSMEGVELLVARRNPQLRMAGNFWVFPGGALEKADWDQAQAVNPDDELLPYRIAAVRETMEEVGLAIEAASLQYIAHWVAPDNMAVRFDTRFFVVQTPADQKAKVDGSELVELRWLSPEEFVTKGKQGDYLMMLPTLANALRLVGFATVTELLAEFAVQTIEPIKPELSFGNGKAVAKVPAELGLGLTEWAFPYPVKPR, encoded by the coding sequence ATGGCGACAACTCCAGTTCCTGCCAAACCCGCTGCCAGCGTGATTTTTCTTCGAGATAGTATGGAAGGAGTAGAGTTATTGGTGGCGCGTCGTAACCCCCAATTGCGAATGGCAGGGAATTTCTGGGTGTTCCCCGGTGGTGCTTTGGAAAAGGCCGATTGGGATCAGGCGCAGGCAGTAAACCCCGATGATGAACTATTGCCTTATCGTATTGCAGCGGTGCGTGAGACCATGGAGGAGGTGGGCTTGGCCATTGAGGCGGCAAGTCTGCAATACATTGCCCACTGGGTGGCACCGGATAATATGGCGGTACGCTTTGATACTCGTTTCTTTGTGGTTCAGACCCCGGCCGATCAGAAAGCCAAAGTTGATGGTAGTGAATTAGTGGAATTACGCTGGTTGAGCCCAGAGGAGTTTGTGACTAAGGGGAAGCAGGGTGATTACCTGATGATGCTCCCGACACTGGCGAATGCCTTGCGCCTGGTGGGCTTTGCTACTGTGACAGAGCTGTTAGCTGAATTTGCTGTTCAGACCATTGAGCCGATAAAACCAGAGTTGAGTTTTGGCAATGGCAAAGCAGTGGCCAAAGTGCCTGCAGAATTGGGTTTGGGATTGACCGAGTGGGCGTTTCCTTACCCAGTTAAACCTCGATAA
- a CDS encoding PD-(D/E)XK nuclease family protein: MLNPLFDIEPLLSEIKSGTQILTPNNRLTSKMLQAWGQHLISEGATVWPQARVSALEHWVDEQWQQLVASAFPGSDSVVLTPAQEKLLWEQVIDSDPNKPPLLNATGLANTAADAHRTLELWNTPKATLNQYPEPGLELLSGWRQSFWQRVKQLNGITASQCLRLLLSAFQEGVVKPVERLLLVDFQTLSPLHRELLSAACHELIDFGWPESQPKNQALVALDDPNQELQQAAYWARQKLESDTNCRVGIIIPDLPSRRQQVERVFREQFEGNYSHPNTPRYTAPFNISTATPLATVPAIASALQLLAINQPNQSLQSYCQVLNSPFWSDWQNELPLRALIETRLRKQAAETISGSNFREHCQRAQEVWPGELAQCTIEFENLRRKAKTKANHRYWSHLFQSQLEALGWPGNREIDSVEFQQLEHWKQLLEQFDGLQLVSPTIDINQALGHLQQLAQTTPFQAETEDSPLQILGLLEGAGLRFDHLWIMATDDRQWPPPPEPNPLLPVKLQQQQRTPRSSAELELQLAQKLLDTYQSRAGDAVFSYSRFDGDTALSPSGLVAHIPSVEMAYPQLAPIPGALELVAQENGPAIDPEQEPVRGGSALLKDQAICPFNAFARWRLGAQQPIEPVSGLSPLERGIILHDVLDKLWAELSDWQTLNNADEEQLNQQVDTISSSLLRRWQHRKPELPQRYFQLEQERLNTLVLRWLTTEKQRQPFVVSAREATVEAEFVGLPLKLRIDRIDTSDGGETILIDYKTGNSTIAGWLGERPNEPQLPLYALLQTQAPAAISFAIINADKQNMVGLAEDQALVAGYKVSSRYAVPADWNELLQQWRENLTTLATSYGNGEADITPYHPQPFYYQSELLPLNRWPEQAQMARAVARQHGEQTP; the protein is encoded by the coding sequence ATGCTGAATCCCCTTTTCGATATTGAACCGCTGCTGTCAGAGATAAAATCGGGCACTCAGATTCTCACCCCCAACAATCGCCTGACCAGCAAAATGCTGCAGGCCTGGGGACAACATCTAATCAGCGAAGGTGCGACTGTCTGGCCCCAGGCACGGGTATCCGCCCTGGAGCATTGGGTAGACGAACAGTGGCAACAGCTGGTAGCCAGTGCCTTTCCCGGTTCAGATAGCGTTGTTTTAACCCCCGCCCAGGAAAAACTGCTGTGGGAACAGGTGATCGACAGCGATCCCAACAAACCGCCATTGCTAAACGCCACGGGTTTAGCGAACACAGCAGCCGATGCCCATCGTACACTGGAGTTGTGGAACACACCCAAAGCCACGCTCAATCAATACCCAGAGCCGGGACTGGAGTTGCTGAGCGGCTGGCGCCAATCGTTTTGGCAACGGGTAAAGCAGCTCAATGGCATCACTGCCAGCCAGTGTTTGCGCCTACTGTTATCCGCTTTTCAAGAGGGTGTGGTCAAGCCAGTAGAACGCCTGTTGTTGGTGGACTTTCAAACCTTGTCGCCATTGCATCGGGAATTGTTATCCGCTGCCTGCCATGAGCTGATCGATTTTGGCTGGCCTGAATCCCAACCTAAAAACCAGGCTTTGGTGGCCCTAGACGACCCAAACCAGGAATTACAGCAGGCCGCTTACTGGGCCCGGCAAAAACTGGAAAGCGACACCAACTGCCGGGTGGGCATTATCATTCCCGACCTGCCCAGCCGACGCCAGCAGGTTGAGCGGGTGTTTCGCGAGCAGTTTGAAGGCAACTATAGCCACCCAAATACACCGCGCTACACCGCTCCGTTTAATATCTCCACGGCCACTCCGCTGGCCACCGTGCCGGCCATTGCCAGTGCTCTGCAGCTACTGGCAATAAACCAGCCCAATCAGTCGTTGCAAAGCTACTGCCAAGTACTCAACTCTCCCTTTTGGAGCGATTGGCAGAATGAACTACCGCTGCGCGCCTTGATTGAAACTCGCCTTCGCAAACAGGCAGCAGAAACCATCAGCGGCAGCAACTTCCGTGAACACTGCCAGCGGGCCCAGGAAGTATGGCCAGGAGAGCTGGCTCAATGCACCATCGAATTTGAAAATCTGCGCCGGAAAGCCAAAACGAAAGCTAACCACCGATACTGGAGCCACTTATTTCAGTCGCAACTGGAAGCACTGGGTTGGCCCGGTAACCGAGAGATCGATAGTGTGGAGTTCCAACAATTGGAGCACTGGAAGCAGTTACTGGAACAATTTGACGGGTTGCAGTTGGTGTCCCCCACAATCGATATCAACCAAGCATTGGGGCACCTACAGCAGTTAGCCCAAACCACGCCTTTCCAGGCGGAAACCGAAGACTCTCCCTTACAAATTCTCGGACTGTTGGAAGGTGCTGGGCTACGTTTCGATCACCTGTGGATAATGGCTACGGACGACCGCCAGTGGCCACCGCCGCCGGAGCCTAACCCACTACTACCGGTAAAGCTGCAACAGCAACAACGCACCCCCCGATCCAGCGCAGAGTTGGAATTACAGCTGGCGCAAAAGCTGCTGGACACTTACCAAAGCCGTGCCGGCGACGCGGTATTCAGTTACAGCCGCTTTGATGGCGATACCGCCCTGTCACCCAGTGGTTTGGTCGCCCATATACCCAGTGTGGAGATGGCTTACCCTCAACTAGCCCCAATACCTGGAGCATTGGAACTGGTGGCACAAGAAAACGGCCCCGCAATCGATCCAGAGCAAGAACCGGTACGAGGTGGCAGTGCCTTGTTAAAGGATCAGGCTATCTGCCCCTTTAACGCCTTTGCCCGCTGGCGGTTGGGGGCACAGCAACCCATAGAGCCTGTATCCGGGCTATCACCGTTGGAACGAGGCATTATCCTCCACGATGTGCTAGACAAATTGTGGGCAGAGCTGAGTGATTGGCAAACCCTCAATAACGCAGATGAAGAACAGCTAAACCAGCAGGTCGACACCATCAGCAGTTCACTGCTGCGCCGCTGGCAACATCGCAAACCGGAATTACCCCAGCGTTATTTCCAACTAGAGCAAGAACGTCTGAATACGCTGGTATTGCGCTGGCTGACAACAGAAAAGCAGCGCCAGCCTTTTGTGGTATCTGCCAGAGAAGCCACCGTTGAGGCAGAGTTTGTCGGGCTACCCTTGAAGCTGCGTATCGATCGTATCGACACCAGTGATGGTGGCGAGACTATATTGATCGACTACAAGACCGGCAACAGCACCATAGCCGGCTGGTTGGGAGAGCGCCCCAACGAACCACAGCTGCCACTCTACGCTCTACTGCAAACCCAAGCTCCTGCCGCTATCAGCTTTGCGATTATCAATGCCGACAAACAAAACATGGTCGGGCTGGCAGAAGACCAAGCGTTGGTCGCCGGATACAAGGTGTCGAGCCGTTACGCCGTGCCAGCGGACTGGAACGAGTTATTACAACAATGGCGAGAGAACCTGACCACACTGGCAACCAGCTATGGCAATGGTGAGGCCGACATTACTCCTTACCACCCCCAGCCCTTTTATTACCAAAGCGAATTGCTGCCCCTGAATCGCTGGCCGGAGCAGGCGCAAATGGCCCGGGCCGTGGCACGGCAACACGGGGAGCAAACCCCATGA
- a CDS encoding UvrD-helicase domain-containing protein, with protein MSQPSDFQQRQQALNPEGSFAVSAPAGSGKTGLLTQRVLTLLATCQHPEEVLAITFTRKAAAEMRHRIVDALQQAESEEAPSAYYQRQTWELARKVLERDRELGWQLLSVPGRLRILTIDGLCRNLARQLVLENGLGELPQPAEDPQPLYREAVTALFATLGNQSPDNHTGNALASLLKHLDNNWARLEALLTSLLAKREQWLSHILAARSDEARRYLEQQLQQTITETLVNTQEKLQPFASDLSLLLDYAANNLSNSHPDHPLCQLQGIQELPEADAHSGYIWQVITGLLLINSGDWRKSVDVRSGFPAGKGEPKERKEQLLSLIAELKSVDGLQELLLDIRSLPYPQYPQQQWQVLQALTDILPQLSAQLSLVFLHHGQCDFTEVTLAALRALGDEDQPTDTALRLDYRIRHILVDEFQDTSSSQFQLLRRLTAGWQPDDGRTLFIVGDGMQSLYGFRSANVGLFLEARRHPIGQLQLQPLDLTVNFRSQSKLVAWTNDHFQQAFPQQDNITRGAVRYNQAQAFNSELAGQAVTLDGIVDSDNRQLEAELVVEKIQLAKASNPSGSIAVLVRNRNHLQEILPALYQAGLSWQAIDIEPLATRMAVIDLHSLTRALLSPADRIAWLAILRAPWCGLSLADIHSLANTPLEQNPKAPDEHYPLLLEQLRHFEQLPNLTADGRAILRRVVPLLLDGLQQRGRKPIRTWIEGLWLALGGPSALLDANDIRHVRRYLDLLEQHSGSGHIDDWEVFNRALKALYATPPSGSDENLQLMTIHKSKGLEFDTVIIPGLDRATASNDSEILLWRERIDQAGHPQLLLGPLQASGDGQDSLFEHLKNEAKLKTRLENTRVIYVGATRAIQRLHLLFHINSGNKDDFKPPNANSLLAPLWQQFEPQLLNATEHCQLHYETQKSDQSEQVASLTHYGRLPPSWQPPDLAGDPLLAPYRGRASGYKAAQDNTSNNNDSARHTGTVLHRTLQQVVSEGINQWDQQRIQSQQPFWRSQLQQLGACNDDLNAAVNSLEKAMAATLTDIKGQWLLDNNHAESQCEWPLSYQTHKGQQRLAVIDRTFIADGERWIIDYKSSKPDSGQALEDFLQQQRALYTPQLKHYQSLLKQLENKPTRLALYFPCIPHFIEL; from the coding sequence ATGAGCCAGCCCAGCGATTTCCAGCAACGCCAGCAAGCCTTGAACCCAGAAGGCTCATTTGCGGTATCCGCCCCAGCGGGGTCTGGCAAAACCGGTTTGTTGACCCAGCGGGTACTGACCTTGTTAGCCACCTGCCAACACCCGGAAGAGGTATTGGCAATCACCTTTACCCGCAAGGCAGCGGCAGAAATGCGCCACCGCATTGTCGACGCGCTGCAGCAGGCTGAGTCTGAGGAAGCACCCAGTGCCTACTATCAGCGACAAACTTGGGAGCTCGCCCGCAAAGTGTTGGAACGGGACCGAGAATTGGGTTGGCAACTACTCTCTGTGCCAGGGCGGTTACGCATCCTTACCATTGATGGCTTGTGTCGTAATCTCGCCCGGCAACTGGTGCTGGAAAATGGCTTGGGAGAGCTGCCTCAGCCAGCGGAAGACCCACAGCCACTGTACCGGGAAGCCGTAACAGCGCTGTTTGCCACGCTCGGCAACCAGTCGCCAGACAACCACACTGGCAACGCCCTGGCCAGCCTGCTCAAGCATTTGGACAATAACTGGGCCCGCCTGGAAGCGCTATTAACCAGCCTGCTGGCAAAGCGGGAGCAATGGCTCAGCCATATCCTTGCCGCCCGCAGTGACGAAGCTCGCCGTTATCTGGAACAGCAACTGCAGCAAACCATTACTGAAACCCTGGTCAACACTCAGGAAAAGCTACAGCCTTTTGCCAGCGACCTTTCCCTGCTGCTGGACTACGCTGCCAACAACCTGAGCAACAGCCACCCAGATCACCCTTTATGCCAACTTCAAGGTATTCAGGAGTTGCCGGAGGCGGACGCCCACAGCGGTTATATCTGGCAAGTGATCACCGGGCTGTTGCTGATTAACAGTGGCGACTGGCGTAAGTCTGTAGATGTGCGCAGCGGATTCCCAGCGGGCAAAGGCGAACCGAAAGAACGCAAAGAACAGTTGCTGTCATTGATTGCGGAGCTCAAATCCGTAGACGGACTGCAAGAATTGCTGTTGGATATTCGCTCCCTGCCCTACCCACAATACCCACAACAACAGTGGCAGGTACTTCAAGCACTGACCGACATACTCCCCCAATTGAGTGCGCAACTGAGCCTGGTGTTTTTGCACCACGGCCAGTGCGATTTTACCGAAGTCACACTGGCAGCATTGCGCGCACTGGGTGACGAGGATCAACCCACAGACACTGCTCTGCGCCTGGACTACCGCATTCGCCATATTCTGGTGGACGAGTTTCAGGATACTTCCAGCAGCCAGTTTCAATTATTGCGCCGACTTACCGCTGGCTGGCAACCGGACGATGGCCGCACCCTGTTTATTGTGGGCGATGGCATGCAATCTCTGTACGGATTTCGCAGCGCCAATGTGGGGCTTTTTCTGGAAGCGCGGCGCCACCCCATTGGCCAGCTGCAGCTGCAACCACTGGATCTGACCGTTAACTTTCGTTCCCAGAGCAAGCTGGTTGCCTGGACCAACGACCACTTCCAGCAGGCGTTTCCACAACAGGACAACATCACCCGCGGCGCCGTGCGCTACAACCAGGCACAGGCATTTAATTCGGAGTTGGCTGGCCAGGCCGTCACCCTCGACGGAATTGTGGACAGCGACAACCGTCAATTAGAAGCGGAATTGGTGGTGGAAAAAATCCAGCTGGCCAAAGCCAGCAACCCATCTGGCTCCATCGCAGTGTTGGTACGTAACCGCAATCATTTGCAGGAAATTCTGCCCGCTCTCTACCAAGCCGGCTTGAGTTGGCAGGCCATCGATATCGAACCCCTGGCCACCCGCATGGCGGTGATCGACCTACACAGCCTGACCCGTGCTCTGCTATCACCCGCAGACCGAATTGCCTGGCTGGCCATTCTCCGCGCGCCTTGGTGCGGTTTGAGTTTGGCAGACATTCACAGTTTGGCGAACACCCCACTTGAACAGAATCCGAAAGCACCGGATGAACATTACCCGTTACTGCTTGAGCAGCTGAGGCATTTCGAGCAACTACCCAACTTAACCGCTGATGGGCGCGCCATTTTGAGGCGTGTGGTACCGCTGCTGCTGGATGGCTTACAGCAACGGGGGCGTAAACCCATACGCACCTGGATTGAAGGCCTGTGGCTGGCACTGGGCGGGCCATCCGCCCTACTGGACGCCAATGATATTCGACATGTGCGCCGCTACCTGGATTTACTGGAACAACACAGTGGCAGTGGCCACATAGACGACTGGGAAGTATTTAACCGCGCCCTAAAAGCCTTGTATGCAACACCGCCCAGCGGCAGCGATGAAAACCTGCAATTAATGACCATCCATAAATCCAAGGGGCTGGAGTTCGACACTGTGATTATTCCGGGCCTGGATCGCGCCACCGCCAGCAACGATTCCGAAATACTGCTTTGGCGGGAACGCATCGACCAGGCAGGCCATCCGCAATTGCTGTTAGGCCCCCTACAAGCCAGTGGAGACGGTCAGGACTCCCTGTTTGAGCACCTTAAGAACGAAGCCAAGCTGAAAACCCGGCTGGAAAATACCCGGGTTATTTATGTGGGTGCTACCCGTGCCATACAGCGTTTGCATCTGTTGTTCCATATCAACAGTGGCAACAAAGACGACTTTAAACCACCCAATGCCAACAGCCTGTTAGCACCGTTATGGCAGCAGTTTGAACCACAACTGCTCAATGCCACAGAGCATTGCCAACTGCACTACGAAACCCAAAAATCGGATCAAAGTGAGCAAGTCGCCAGCTTGACCCACTACGGCCGCCTGCCCCCCAGTTGGCAGCCGCCGGATTTGGCAGGCGACCCGCTGTTGGCCCCCTATCGCGGTCGAGCCAGTGGCTATAAAGCAGCGCAAGACAACACCAGCAACAATAACGACAGCGCTCGCCACACCGGCACAGTATTGCACCGCACCTTGCAGCAAGTGGTCAGCGAAGGCATCAACCAATGGGATCAACAGCGTATCCAGTCACAGCAGCCTTTCTGGCGCAGTCAGCTGCAACAATTGGGAGCTTGCAACGACGATCTAAACGCAGCGGTGAATAGTCTTGAGAAAGCGATGGCTGCCACGTTGACTGACATCAAAGGGCAATGGTTGCTGGATAACAACCATGCTGAAAGCCAGTGTGAATGGCCGTTAAGCTACCAAACCCATAAAGGCCAGCAACGTTTGGCAGTGATTGACCGCACCTTTATTGCCGATGGCGAACGTTGGATTATTGATTACAAAAGCAGTAAGCCCGATAGCGGGCAGGCATTAGAAGATTTTCTACAACAGCAGCGGGCACTTTACACGCCCCAGCTAAAGCACTACCAAAGTCTGCTCAAGCAGCTGGAGAACAAGCCCACCCGCCTTGCCCTGTACTTCCCTTGTATCCCGCATTTTATTGAGCTTTAG